One Ranitomeya variabilis isolate aRanVar5 chromosome 5, aRanVar5.hap1, whole genome shotgun sequence DNA window includes the following coding sequences:
- the VDAC1 gene encoding non-selective voltage-gated ion channel VDAC1 yields MAIPPSYADLGKSARDVFTKGYGFGFIKLDLKTKSENGLEFTSSGSANAETSKVSGSLETKYKWSEYGLTFTEKWNTDNTLGTEITIEDQLAKGLKLTFDSSFSPNTGKKNAKIKGAYKREHVNVGCDMDFDIAGPSVRGAVVFGYEGWLAGYQMTFESAKSRVSQSNFAVGYKTDEFQLHTNVNDGTEFGGSVYQKVNNKLETAINLAWTAGNSNTRFGIAAKYQIDSDASFSAKVNNSSLIGLGYTQTLKPGIKLTLSTLLDGKNIHAGGHKLGLGLEFEA; encoded by the exons ATGGCCATACCTCCATCTTATGCTGACCTCGGAAAATCTGCTCGAGATGTATTCACCAAAGGATATG GCTTTGGATTCATAAAGCTTGACTTGAAAACAAAATCTGAAAATGGACTG GAATTTACGAGTTCAGGTTCAGCAAATGCAGAGACCAGCAAAGTCAGCGGCAGCCTGGAAACCAAATACAAGTGGTCAGAATATGGACTGACGTTCACAGAGAAGTGGAACACCGATAACACGCTGGGCACTGAGATCACTATAGAAGATCAG CTTGCAAAAGGATTGAAGTTGACCTTTGACTCGTCGTTCTCTCCTAATACTGG AAAGAAGAATGCGAAGATCAAGGGTGCGTACAAGCGAGAGCATGTCAACGTGGGCTGTGATATGGATTTTGATATTGCCGGCCCGTCTGTGCGCGGTGCTGTGGTGTTTGGCTATGAAGGCTGGCTAGCTGGCTACCAAATGACTTTTGAATCTGCCAAGTCGAGAGTCTCACAGAGTAACTTTGCCGTCGGATATAAAACTGATGAATTCCAGTTGCACACCAATGT GAATGACGGTACAGAATTTGGAGGCTCTGTTTATCAGAAAGTAAATAATAAATTGGAAACTGCCATTAACTTGGCTTGGACAGCAGGAAACAGCAACACTCGCTTTGGAATTGCAGCCAAATATCAAATTGACTCAGATGCATCGTTCTCA GCTAAAGTGAACAACTCCAGTCTAATTGGATTAGGATATACTCAAACCCTTAAACCAG GTATCAAATTAACACTTTCCACGCTGCTCGATGGCAAGAACATTCATGCAGGAGGTCACAAGCTGGGCCTAGGACTAGAATTCGAAGCATAA